In the genome of Hymenobacter cellulosivorans, one region contains:
- a CDS encoding glycosyltransferase family 4 protein translates to MKILFVSYWGETAPCGVRVHYLNLATELRRLGHTVDLITPNTLQGSRRRVLSGLQRLVALVAGPEVALDLWYFAMLYTAIPRQADYDLANAHDVGSGAAVRRALHDRIPVVVTGHASEHPAEEIIRRNQLSGLSAGFIRRLYAWLLPQTQYFIGVSDYLLGCFRPFLPDDCVTRRIHGGSPLPASTDSAGSALVIPEVAGRPVILNVGFLDANKNQRYLVEIARELRHLRSDFVVALVGKGPEEATLRQLIADYDLTDHVLLLGYRTDVAPLLRQATVYVHTARLESLGLALVEAVLAGVPVLAPATGGIPEVLGATPEALFAPTTEPALLARRLHLLLADEAARLVLHARQYAHATACFTLPHMAAQTVGFYQETLAHFRALSPSHQAEPASVLSSTHTASSLA, encoded by the coding sequence ATGAAGATCCTGTTTGTGTCTTACTGGGGCGAAACCGCACCGTGCGGCGTGCGGGTGCATTATCTGAACTTGGCCACCGAGCTGCGCCGGCTGGGCCACACGGTAGACCTGATTACGCCCAATACCCTGCAGGGGTCCCGCCGACGCGTGCTCAGCGGCCTGCAGCGGCTGGTAGCCCTGGTGGCCGGCCCCGAGGTAGCCCTGGACCTGTGGTATTTTGCCATGCTCTACACCGCCATACCCCGGCAGGCCGATTACGACCTGGCCAACGCCCACGATGTAGGCAGCGGAGCCGCCGTGCGCCGGGCGCTGCACGACCGGATACCGGTGGTCGTGACTGGGCATGCCAGTGAGCATCCGGCCGAGGAAATCATTCGCCGCAACCAGCTCTCCGGGTTGTCGGCCGGATTTATCCGCCGCTTGTACGCCTGGCTTCTGCCCCAAACCCAGTACTTTATCGGCGTTTCCGATTATCTGCTGGGCTGCTTCCGCCCCTTCCTGCCCGACGATTGTGTAACCCGGCGCATTCATGGCGGCAGCCCATTGCCGGCAAGTACCGACTCTGCCGGGTCCGCGCTAGTCATTCCCGAAGTTGCGGGCCGGCCGGTTATTCTCAACGTGGGATTTCTGGATGCTAACAAAAACCAGCGCTACCTCGTGGAAATAGCCCGGGAACTGCGCCACCTCCGCTCCGATTTTGTGGTGGCACTGGTGGGTAAAGGCCCCGAGGAAGCCACCCTGCGCCAGCTCATTGCCGACTACGACCTGACCGACCACGTGCTGCTGCTGGGCTACCGAACGGATGTGGCTCCTTTGCTACGGCAGGCTACCGTGTACGTGCACACGGCCCGGCTCGAATCGTTGGGCCTGGCGCTGGTAGAAGCCGTGCTGGCCGGGGTGCCAGTGCTGGCGCCCGCTACCGGCGGCATTCCCGAAGTGCTGGGAGCCACGCCCGAAGCCCTGTTTGCTCCTACTACCGAGCCGGCCCTGCTGGCCCGGCGCCTCCACCTGCTGCTCGCCGATGAGGCGGCCCGCCTTGTGCTGCACGCTCGTCAATACGCCCACGCTACCGCCTGCTTTACCCTGCCGCACATGGCCGCGCAGACGGTCGGCTTTTACCAGGAAACCCTGGCTCATTTCCGCGCCCTCTCTCCTTCCCACCAGGCTGAGCCCGCTTCTGTCCTGTCGTCCACACACACTGCATCCTCCCTTGCATGA
- a CDS encoding lipopolysaccharide biosynthesis protein yields MSTSTVDQPRPSLTMTTVQGVKWSTAATILTAIMQVGYTAIMARLLTPAAFGVVALANVVLRFGGYFAQMGMEQAIIQKQELTREDVRAAFTASVLLGIVFGGLLILLAPLSVYIFHEPEVVPVAQALALSLLLTGLSATALSLLRRTMQFRTLALVEVSSYIVSYGGVGVSMALSGYGVWSLVAASVAQGLLVGLLAYLVTRHSVVPLLSWAHYQPLWSYGSRISLISFLEFIGSSLDTLIIGRVLGTALLGVYNRAWMLVSLPMYMLTTSVSKVIFPAFSQVQADADRLRKVYLSSVTLVAAFILPTAAGMMVAAPELVYSLLGPKWGDSIPLLRVMSFTSSLMLLTMFGGIVSDARARLREKTIIILQYLLILPGLFWLLHGWGLMGYALALNLGALLYAGLFMRLLHNDLAIRYGQLLSIYVPGLFNAAVIASVLAGVQLVLNSWQLPPVVSLLVLMLVGGLVLGTLILLVPLPGLRRELSAFLDRLEPQSHSGVLGRLLARYVRFLNPTRYAPTTAYSTANPVLP; encoded by the coding sequence ATGTCTACCTCGACTGTCGATCAGCCGCGTCCCAGCCTCACCATGACCACGGTGCAGGGCGTGAAATGGAGCACGGCGGCCACTATTCTCACGGCCATCATGCAGGTGGGCTACACCGCCATTATGGCCCGCCTGCTCACACCCGCCGCGTTTGGGGTGGTGGCCCTGGCCAACGTGGTGCTGCGCTTCGGCGGCTATTTTGCTCAGATGGGCATGGAGCAGGCCATTATTCAGAAGCAGGAGCTGACCCGGGAAGACGTCCGGGCGGCCTTCACGGCCTCGGTGCTGCTGGGCATAGTCTTCGGCGGCCTGCTGATCTTGCTGGCCCCGCTGTCGGTCTATATTTTCCACGAGCCCGAAGTGGTGCCCGTGGCCCAGGCCCTGGCCCTGAGCCTGCTGCTGACGGGCTTGTCGGCCACGGCCCTGAGCTTGCTGCGGCGCACGATGCAGTTTCGGACCCTGGCCTTGGTCGAAGTCAGCTCCTACATCGTGTCGTACGGCGGCGTGGGCGTGAGCATGGCCCTGAGCGGCTACGGGGTGTGGAGTCTGGTGGCGGCCAGCGTGGCCCAGGGGCTGCTGGTGGGCCTGCTGGCCTACCTCGTGACGCGCCACTCGGTGGTGCCGCTGCTGAGCTGGGCGCATTACCAGCCGCTGTGGAGCTACGGCAGCCGTATTTCCCTGATCAGCTTCCTGGAATTTATTGGCAGCTCCCTGGATACGCTCATCATCGGGCGGGTGCTGGGCACGGCCCTGCTGGGCGTCTACAACCGCGCCTGGATGCTGGTGTCCTTGCCGATGTACATGCTCACGACCAGCGTGTCGAAGGTCATTTTCCCGGCCTTCAGCCAGGTACAGGCCGATGCGGACCGTCTGCGCAAGGTGTATTTATCGAGCGTGACGCTGGTGGCCGCATTTATCCTGCCCACGGCCGCCGGCATGATGGTAGCTGCCCCCGAATTGGTATACAGCCTGCTGGGCCCAAAGTGGGGCGACTCTATTCCCCTGCTGCGGGTGATGAGCTTTACCTCAAGCCTGATGTTGCTGACCATGTTTGGCGGCATCGTGAGCGACGCCCGAGCCCGGCTGCGCGAGAAAACCATCATCATTCTGCAATACCTGCTGATTCTGCCCGGGCTGTTCTGGCTGCTCCATGGCTGGGGCCTGATGGGCTACGCCCTGGCGCTGAATCTGGGCGCTTTGCTGTATGCCGGCCTGTTTATGCGCCTGCTGCATAACGATTTAGCCATCAGATACGGGCAACTACTGAGTATCTACGTCCCGGGCCTGTTCAACGCGGCCGTCATTGCTTCTGTGCTGGCCGGCGTACAGTTGGTCCTGAATTCCTGGCAGCTGCCGCCGGTCGTGTCGCTGCTTGTTCTGATGCTGGTGGGCGGACTGGTGCTGGGCACGCTGATTCTGCTGGTGCCACTGCCCGGCCTGCGCCGCGAGCTGAGCGCCTTCCTCGACCGCCTAGAGCCCCAAAGCCATTCCGGCGTGCTGGGCCGGTTGCTGGCCCGCTACGTGCGCTTTTTGAACCCAACCCGGTACGCCCCGACAACCGCCTATTCAACTGCTAACCCGGTGCTGCCATGA
- a CDS encoding GumC family protein, producing the protein MDTRPTTTEEIDLHALFFKLRNRWPLFVASLLLAGFIGYVYLQLKAPVYDFRATMLLGNQSSGSKRAQELLQILEVQNKGVKMEDEIGLLKSVDVVQRAVARLPYAVSYYAAPDTWLNGLRDYQVRERPAGSVPFRVTPDLQAPQLSGVRIYVEPAGQGRFRVHARAPKGMLYSLPTSELVREVLDVSLDQTVAAGDTLRHPLLTVVISPEPGFPAGEVQERYFFTLNTLAGTTADYQGRLAVKPIDHESRIVELTTKGSVPAKQVQFLDTLMAIFVEDDLREKNLTGAKTVAFLDGEIGKLSDSLRRSAAALSSFRSSRGVVDVGAQSGEGIRQLSELEAMQAKVATNRKYYANMLSYLRANQDASQMATPSSVGIDDPVVNNLILQLTDLNSQRAALGVNASTNNPLVTVLDERIRTAKQSLIQTLVNMNRATDIALRDLNDQLGRVRGAISAMPENERQLARLKGESDFNDKKYNFLVEKRSEAAIALATNATDKKVIDNTELVGGGPSAPKPALVGLISLVAGLLIPMGIVLLLDKSNRRIQSKEDLSRITNIPLLGVVTHGSSTDKQNMLTEVKGPIAESFRSIRVNLQYLSAGLDKKLIGVTSSVPGEGKTFCTVNLAAEMAHSGRKVLLLECDLRRPTVASYFGLGPNPEHGLSSYLMGLSTLDDCRMPTEVPNLDVICCGPLPPNPTELLESARMDQLLLELRKQYDYVLLDTPPVGYVAEFFVLVRHLDANIYVVRQNYTDRGLVSQINELYDEKKVKQLYMIINDMHFTKTYEYRYKKNAYAYSQS; encoded by the coding sequence ATGGATACACGCCCTACCACAACCGAGGAAATAGACCTCCACGCCCTGTTTTTCAAGCTGCGCAACCGGTGGCCGCTGTTTGTAGCCTCTCTGCTGCTGGCTGGCTTTATCGGTTACGTGTATCTGCAGCTGAAGGCGCCGGTGTACGATTTCCGGGCTACCATGCTGCTGGGCAACCAGAGCTCGGGCTCGAAACGGGCCCAGGAACTGCTCCAGATTCTGGAAGTACAGAACAAGGGCGTGAAGATGGAGGACGAAATCGGGCTGCTTAAGTCCGTGGATGTGGTGCAGCGCGCCGTGGCCCGCCTGCCCTACGCCGTGTCGTACTACGCCGCTCCGGACACCTGGCTCAACGGCCTGCGCGACTATCAGGTGCGGGAGCGGCCGGCCGGTTCGGTGCCGTTCCGGGTAACACCCGATTTGCAGGCGCCCCAGCTTTCCGGGGTGCGGATTTATGTGGAGCCGGCCGGGCAAGGCCGGTTTCGGGTACACGCCCGGGCCCCGAAAGGCATGCTCTACAGTTTGCCCACCAGTGAACTGGTGCGCGAGGTGCTGGACGTAAGCCTAGACCAGACCGTGGCTGCCGGCGACACGCTACGCCACCCGCTGCTCACGGTCGTCATCAGCCCCGAGCCGGGCTTTCCCGCGGGAGAAGTTCAGGAACGCTACTTCTTTACGCTCAACACCCTAGCCGGCACTACCGCCGACTATCAGGGCCGGCTTGCAGTGAAGCCCATCGACCACGAGTCGCGCATTGTGGAACTCACAACCAAGGGCTCGGTGCCGGCCAAGCAGGTGCAGTTTCTGGACACGCTGATGGCCATATTCGTGGAAGACGACCTGCGCGAAAAGAACCTGACCGGCGCCAAAACCGTGGCCTTTCTCGATGGTGAAATTGGCAAGCTTTCGGACTCGTTGCGCCGCTCGGCGGCCGCGCTCAGTTCGTTTCGCTCCTCACGGGGCGTGGTGGATGTGGGAGCCCAATCCGGGGAAGGAATCCGGCAGCTGAGCGAGCTGGAAGCCATGCAGGCCAAGGTGGCTACCAACCGGAAGTATTACGCCAACATGCTCAGCTACTTGCGCGCCAACCAGGACGCCAGCCAGATGGCCACGCCCAGCAGCGTAGGCATCGACGACCCGGTGGTCAACAACCTGATTCTGCAGCTCACCGACTTGAACAGCCAGCGGGCCGCCCTGGGCGTGAATGCCAGCACCAACAACCCGCTGGTAACGGTGCTCGACGAGCGGATTCGGACCGCCAAACAGTCTCTGATTCAGACCCTGGTGAACATGAACCGCGCCACCGACATTGCCCTGCGCGACCTGAACGACCAGTTAGGCCGGGTGCGCGGGGCCATCAGCGCCATGCCCGAAAATGAGCGGCAGCTGGCCCGCCTCAAGGGCGAGAGTGACTTCAACGACAAGAAATACAACTTTCTGGTGGAGAAACGCTCGGAGGCCGCCATTGCCCTGGCTACCAACGCCACCGACAAGAAGGTTATCGACAACACCGAGCTGGTGGGCGGCGGGCCTTCGGCGCCCAAGCCGGCCTTGGTCGGCCTGATCAGCCTGGTGGCCGGCCTGCTCATTCCCATGGGCATCGTGCTGCTGCTGGACAAGTCGAACCGCCGGATCCAGAGCAAAGAGGACTTGTCGCGCATCACCAACATTCCGCTGCTGGGCGTGGTGACCCACGGCTCCAGCACCGACAAGCAAAACATGCTGACCGAGGTGAAAGGCCCCATTGCCGAGTCGTTTCGCTCGATTCGGGTGAATCTGCAGTACCTCTCGGCCGGCCTGGATAAAAAGCTCATTGGCGTCACGTCGTCGGTGCCGGGCGAGGGCAAAACCTTCTGCACGGTCAACCTGGCGGCCGAAATGGCCCACAGTGGGCGCAAAGTGCTGCTGCTGGAGTGCGACCTGCGCCGCCCCACCGTGGCCAGCTACTTTGGCCTGGGCCCCAACCCCGAGCACGGCCTGTCGAGCTACCTGATGGGTTTGAGCACCCTCGATGACTGCCGTATGCCCACCGAAGTGCCCAACCTGGACGTGATTTGCTGCGGCCCGCTGCCGCCCAACCCCACCGAGCTGCTGGAAAGTGCCCGCATGGATCAGCTGCTATTGGAGCTGCGCAAACAATACGATTACGTGCTGCTCGATACCCCGCCGGTGGGCTACGTGGCTGAGTTCTTCGTGCTGGTGCGCCACCTCGACGCCAACATCTACGTGGTGCGCCAGAACTACACCGACCGGGGCCTGGTCAGCCAGATCAACGAGCTCTACGACGAGAAGAAAGTGAAGCAGCTGTACATGATTATCAACGACATGCACTTCACCAAGACCTACGAATACCGCTACAAGAAAAACGCCTACGCCTACAGCCAGTCGTAG
- a CDS encoding polysaccharide biosynthesis/export family protein, translating into MRPSTLNTLVRVVLCAAVWWLSGCVAQQKLPYLQSKEYSTQNPVSAPNERRAYRIQPSDVLSIRVQSVQPALNEIFNITDSRAVFSGDPSNLFLAGYSVDETGSINLPTVGKLKVEGLTIDGAQALVQKEVGKYVRDANVLVKLLSFKVTVLGEVRAPGRYFIYNTQATLLEGLGLAGDLTEFGNRQNVKLIRQTDNGSEVVLLDLTDPNLLKSKYYYLLPNDALYVEPLAARTTRGNANNLGLVFAGVSSLVLILSYLKVF; encoded by the coding sequence ATGCGCCCTTCTACCCTGAATACCCTGGTTCGTGTCGTGTTGTGTGCTGCCGTGTGGTGGCTGAGCGGGTGCGTGGCGCAGCAGAAGCTGCCCTACCTGCAAAGCAAGGAATACTCCACCCAAAACCCGGTGAGCGCGCCCAACGAGCGACGCGCTTACCGCATTCAGCCCAGCGACGTGCTCAGCATTCGGGTGCAGAGCGTGCAGCCAGCCCTGAACGAGATTTTTAATATCACCGACAGCCGGGCCGTGTTTTCCGGCGACCCCAGCAACCTGTTTCTGGCCGGCTACTCCGTGGATGAAACCGGCAGCATCAACCTGCCCACGGTGGGCAAGCTCAAAGTCGAAGGCCTCACCATCGACGGGGCCCAGGCTCTGGTGCAAAAAGAGGTGGGCAAGTATGTGCGCGACGCCAACGTGCTGGTCAAGCTGCTCAGCTTCAAGGTGACGGTGCTGGGCGAGGTGCGCGCGCCGGGCCGCTACTTCATCTATAACACCCAGGCCACGCTGCTGGAAGGCCTGGGCCTGGCCGGCGACCTGACCGAATTTGGTAACCGTCAGAACGTGAAGCTGATCCGGCAAACCGACAACGGCTCGGAAGTAGTGCTGCTGGATCTGACCGACCCGAACTTGCTGAAGTCGAAGTACTACTACCTGCTGCCCAACGACGCGCTGTACGTGGAGCCGCTGGCGGCCCGCACTACCCGTGGCAACGCCAACAACCTGGGGCTGGTCTTTGCCGGTGTTTCTTCCCTGGTCTTGATTCTGAGCTACTTAAAGGTGTTTTAA
- a CDS encoding response regulator, with amino-acid sequence MKILLVEDEPKVASFLHKGLTEQTHAVDIATDGVTGLRLALSNPYDLLILDNLLPGLSGLEVCRQVRTQNSSVPILMLTALGETDDKIRGLDAGADDYLVKPFAFQELLARIRALVRRRHEGPTSEALLRLADLTLDPSRKLVQRAGQPIQLTAREFALLEYLLRNQGRVVSRVDILEQVWETSFDTGSNVIDVYINFLRKKVDKDFTPKLIHTLVGMGYVLREE; translated from the coding sequence ATGAAAATTCTGCTGGTCGAAGACGAGCCCAAAGTGGCTTCGTTCCTCCATAAAGGGCTTACCGAGCAAACCCACGCCGTGGATATTGCCACCGACGGCGTCACGGGGCTGCGCCTGGCCCTGAGCAATCCCTATGATCTGCTGATTCTGGACAACCTGCTGCCCGGCCTCAGTGGCCTAGAAGTCTGCCGCCAGGTGCGCACCCAGAATTCGTCGGTGCCCATCCTGATGCTGACGGCCCTGGGCGAAACCGACGACAAAATCCGGGGCCTCGACGCCGGGGCCGATGATTATCTGGTCAAGCCCTTTGCCTTTCAGGAGCTGCTGGCCCGCATCCGGGCCCTGGTGCGCCGCCGCCACGAAGGCCCTACCAGCGAGGCCCTGCTCCGCCTAGCCGACCTCACCCTGGACCCCTCGCGCAAGCTGGTGCAGCGCGCCGGCCAGCCCATTCAGCTCACCGCCCGCGAGTTTGCCCTGCTCGAATACCTGCTGCGCAACCAGGGCCGGGTCGTGTCGCGGGTGGACATTCTGGAGCAGGTCTGGGAAACCAGCTTCGATACCGGTTCCAACGTCATCGACGTGTACATCAACTTCCTGCGCAAAAAAGTAGACAAGGACTTCACCCCCAAGCTGATTCATACCCTGGTGGGCATGGGCTACGTGCTGCGCGAGGAGTAA
- the dinB gene encoding DNA polymerase IV: MQAAETRKIIHLDMDAFYASVEQRDNPELRGQPVAVGGSRQRGVVAAASYEARQFGVRSAMASVTAQRKCPSLIFVKPRFEVYKAVSRQIREIFADYTPLIEPLSLDEAYLDVTHNLKSMPSATRIAEEIRARIQAETGLTASAGISYNKFLAKLASDYRKPNGQFVIKPEQGLAFVETLEVGQFHGIGHVTAAKMNQLGIFTGLDLRQQSELFLQQHFGKAGRYYYAIARAQDHRPVEADRLRKSIGSENTFERDLTTYEELVAGLQPELESVWEYCQRTDVWGRTVTVKVKYDDFQQITRSRTTLLPVSSKELLEQVCRELLTPLLPLTKGVRLLGVSVSNLNTVEAAAGQQLTLIF, translated from the coding sequence GTGCAGGCGGCAGAAACCCGGAAAATCATTCACCTCGACATGGATGCCTTCTATGCCTCGGTGGAGCAGCGCGACAATCCCGAGCTGCGCGGGCAGCCCGTGGCCGTGGGCGGCTCCCGGCAGCGCGGGGTAGTGGCCGCAGCCAGTTACGAAGCCCGGCAGTTTGGGGTGCGCTCGGCCATGGCCTCCGTGACGGCCCAGCGCAAGTGCCCCAGCCTGATTTTCGTTAAGCCTCGCTTTGAGGTGTATAAGGCCGTGTCGCGCCAGATTCGGGAGATTTTCGCCGACTACACGCCCCTGATTGAGCCCCTATCCTTGGATGAGGCCTACCTCGACGTGACCCACAACCTGAAAAGCATGCCCTCGGCCACCCGCATTGCCGAGGAAATCCGGGCCCGGATTCAGGCCGAAACCGGGCTGACGGCTTCGGCAGGCATTTCCTACAATAAGTTTCTGGCCAAGCTGGCCTCCGATTACCGCAAGCCCAACGGACAGTTCGTGATTAAGCCCGAACAGGGCCTGGCCTTCGTCGAAACTCTGGAGGTAGGGCAGTTTCACGGCATCGGGCACGTCACGGCCGCCAAGATGAACCAGCTCGGCATCTTCACCGGTCTGGATTTACGGCAGCAGTCGGAGCTCTTTCTACAGCAGCACTTCGGCAAGGCCGGGCGCTACTACTACGCCATTGCCCGGGCCCAGGACCACCGCCCGGTGGAGGCCGACCGGCTGCGCAAGTCCATCGGCTCGGAAAACACCTTTGAGCGCGACCTGACCACCTACGAGGAACTGGTAGCCGGTCTGCAGCCCGAGCTCGAATCGGTGTGGGAGTACTGCCAGCGCACCGACGTGTGGGGCCGCACCGTGACGGTGAAAGTGAAGTACGACGACTTCCAGCAAATCACGCGCAGCCGCACCACGCTGCTACCCGTGAGCAGCAAAGAGCTGCTGGAACAGGTGTGCCGGGAGCTGCTCACCCCGCTCTTGCCCCTGACTAAGGGTGTGCGGCTGCTGGGCGTATCCGTATCGAACCTGAACACGGTGGAAGCCGCGGCCGGCCAGCAGCTGACGCTTATCTTTTAG
- a CDS encoding sce7726 family protein, translating into MNDPEIRALLYPLLTEGIYVDELPTGTTRADVVHITPQFMHGYEVKGDGDTLQRVENQLRCYAEVYDFVTFVVTEKHVSKLLPLLPEWVGVLVASETALRLHRPALYNATVEPAPLAALLLLEEVKQFLLARGLTGVSQMRKAQVHQLLRTTRVVPLSHLAQHVRERLILRMPERLLHRAERKLERQRLAPLRRKLKQKRAATTTGKRRKKKSKPRSSLFKK; encoded by the coding sequence ATGAACGACCCGGAAATCCGCGCCCTGCTCTACCCGTTGCTCACCGAGGGCATTTACGTGGATGAACTGCCCACCGGCACTACCCGCGCCGACGTGGTGCACATCACGCCCCAGTTTATGCACGGCTACGAGGTAAAAGGCGACGGCGACACATTGCAGCGGGTCGAGAACCAGCTGCGCTGCTACGCCGAGGTCTACGACTTTGTCACGTTTGTCGTCACCGAAAAGCACGTGAGCAAGCTGCTGCCTCTGCTGCCCGAGTGGGTGGGCGTGCTGGTAGCTTCCGAGACGGCACTGCGCCTGCACCGGCCGGCCCTCTACAACGCTACCGTGGAGCCGGCCCCGCTGGCGGCCTTGCTGCTGCTGGAAGAGGTAAAGCAGTTTTTGCTGGCCCGCGGGCTGACGGGCGTCAGTCAGATGCGCAAGGCCCAGGTGCACCAGTTGCTGCGCACCACCCGGGTCGTGCCCCTCTCCCACCTGGCCCAGCACGTGCGGGAGCGGCTGATTCTGCGTATGCCCGAGCGCCTGCTCCACCGAGCCGAGCGCAAGCTCGAACGACAACGCCTGGCTCCGTTGCGCCGCAAGCTCAAGCAAAAGCGAGCCGCTACTACAACGGGCAAGCGCCGCAAGAAAAAGTCGAAGCCGCGCAGCTCCTTGTTTAAGAAATAA
- a CDS encoding sensor histidine kinase — translation MTIRTRLALQFAAILAVTLLLFSLVIYFFTYQSRRNYFTDNLFARARVVAHVYLDGANRGDEASRATYRRYLRQFYRTLPAEEVQVYDAQNRVVFREGQQTVQPVPKSLLTSVRQTGSVVEQRPGNAQTVGLLYRDPHRGDFVVVASSVDTDSQVEQRTLRTILASGLLISFGIVGVGGWFFARQALRPMQRIVQEVDTITAFDLHRRLSQADGQDEVSHLAQRFNSLLDRLETAFAGQRTFVRDASHELRTPLTVLTGELEVALLQERNPAEYRRVLQSTLDAARMLTALTNGLLQIARASDDPSQVPMAPVRLDELLLQAHEEVLRRQPTCRVDLEFGEPTLPGGSFEVLGNEPLLLSAVLNVLENACKFSKDSQEPIMAILTCLGREVQLQVRDRGVGMTEADRQQVFVPFFRAEAIRTVPGHGIGLPLTAKIMALHGGSIRVDSELGAGTQVTLRLPTTSL, via the coding sequence GTGACCATCCGCACGCGCCTAGCTTTGCAGTTTGCCGCCATTTTGGCCGTTACGCTGCTGCTGTTTTCCCTGGTAATCTACTTTTTTACCTACCAGTCGCGGCGCAATTACTTCACTGACAACCTCTTTGCCCGGGCTCGGGTCGTGGCCCACGTGTACCTGGACGGGGCCAACCGCGGCGACGAAGCCAGTCGGGCTACTTACCGCCGTTACCTGCGCCAGTTTTACCGCACCCTGCCCGCCGAAGAAGTGCAGGTCTACGATGCGCAAAACCGGGTGGTATTTCGGGAAGGGCAGCAAACCGTGCAGCCCGTGCCTAAGAGCTTGCTGACCAGCGTGCGGCAAACGGGCAGTGTAGTAGAGCAGCGGCCCGGCAATGCCCAAACCGTGGGCCTGCTTTACCGCGACCCGCACCGCGGCGACTTCGTGGTCGTGGCCTCGTCCGTCGATACCGACAGCCAGGTGGAGCAGCGCACCCTGCGCACGATTCTGGCCAGCGGGCTGCTCATCAGCTTCGGCATTGTGGGCGTGGGCGGCTGGTTTTTTGCCCGCCAGGCCCTGCGGCCCATGCAGCGCATCGTGCAGGAAGTCGACACGATTACAGCTTTCGATTTGCACCGCCGCCTTTCCCAGGCCGACGGGCAGGACGAGGTGTCGCACCTGGCACAGCGCTTCAATAGTCTGCTCGACCGGCTCGAAACGGCCTTTGCCGGGCAGCGCACCTTTGTGCGCGATGCCTCCCACGAGCTACGTACCCCGCTCACGGTGCTGACCGGGGAGCTGGAAGTGGCCCTGCTGCAGGAGCGCAACCCGGCTGAGTACCGCCGCGTGCTACAAAGCACCCTCGATGCGGCCCGCATGCTCACGGCTCTTACCAACGGCCTGCTCCAGATTGCCCGCGCCTCCGACGACCCCTCGCAAGTGCCCATGGCCCCGGTGCGGCTCGATGAGCTGCTGCTGCAGGCCCACGAGGAAGTACTGCGTCGCCAGCCCACCTGCCGCGTCGACCTGGAGTTTGGGGAGCCTACCTTGCCGGGCGGCAGCTTTGAGGTGCTGGGCAATGAGCCGCTGCTGCTCTCGGCAGTGCTGAATGTGCTGGAAAATGCCTGCAAGTTTTCCAAAGACAGTCAGGAGCCTATCATGGCCATTCTGACCTGCCTGGGGCGGGAGGTCCAGCTGCAGGTGCGCGACCGGGGCGTGGGCATGACCGAGGCCGACCGGCAGCAGGTATTCGTACCCTTTTTCCGGGCCGAGGCCATTCGTACCGTGCCGGGCCACGGCATTGGGCTGCCGCTGACGGCCAAAATCATGGCCCTGCACGGCGGCAGTATCCGGGTCGACAGTGAGCTGGGCGCGGGGACCCAGGTTACGCTGCGCCTGCCCACAACTAGTTTATAA